AATGAGTCATAAATGTTATTGTATGCTGAACAGTGAGTGGATTATATAAGTAAATTCCGCAGCTTAAGTCATTGATTGAGAAAAATACCGTATGCGCACTGCAAGTAAAAAACTCGGGTTCTGGATGTGTGTTTCGCTGGTGGTCGGTAATATGGTCGGCTCAGGAATATTTTTATTGCCATCCTCACTGGCCGAGTACGGGGGCATTAGTATTATCGGTTGGATAGTCACCGCCTTTGGTGCATTGATGACGGCTTTGGTATTTGTTCGTCTCAGCCGTAAAATGCCGGCCCAGGGTGGTCCTTATGCCTACACCCGTAAAGGCTTTGGTGACGTGGCCGGATTCACGGTTGCCTGGGGTTATTGGGTCTCCTTATGGTGTGGCAATGCGGCCATTTCGGTCGCGATGGTTTCGTATTTAAGTTACTTTTTCCCCCAACTGAGTGAAACGCCCTTATTGGGGGTTGTGGTTGCTTTAGCCGCGATCTGGACACTGACCCTGGTGAATTGCCGTGGTGTACGCCATGCCGGTTATGTGCAAGTGATCACTACCGTGTTAAAACTTACTCCCTTGATCATAATTGGTATTGCGGTTTTTTTGTATTTTGATGTGAGCCAGTTTGAGCCCTTGAATAAGAGTGAGAAGACAACATTCAATGCTGTGACTGCTACCGCCGCGCTAACCTTATGGGCTTTCCTGGGCTTGGAATCGGCAACTATACCGGCGGATAATGTCGAAGATCCGGTCAAGACCATACCGCGTGCCACCTTATTGGGTTTTTTGATAGCAGCCGTGGTGTACATTTCCAGTACCACAACTATTTTGAGTGTGATCCCGCACGTAGACCTGGTCAGCTCGAACGCACCGTTTGCCGATGCCGCAAAGATCCTGTGGGGCGAGTGGGCGGGTACGCTGGTTGCCGTAGGCGCGGTGATCAGTTGTTTTGGCGCTTTGAATGGCTGGATCTTGTTACAGGGTCAAATGCCGATGGCCGCAGCACACGATGGCTTGTTGCCAGCGGTCTTTAAAGGCAATGCACATGGGGTTCCTGTTAAGGGCTTGTTGATCTCCAGTGGCTTTGTCTCGTTTATCGCAATTTCGAATTACACTGATGGACTGGTCGCCTTATTCACCTTCTCGATTTTGCTGGCAACCTTGATGGTTTTGGTGCCGTATTTGTTTACCGCACTTTATGAATTGAAGTTGATCATCAGTAAGCAGACAATCGCCAAAGACTGGCTCGCCCTGCTGACTACGATACTGGCCATGGTGTATACCCTATGGGCAATTTCGGGTATTGGAAAAGATGCGCTCCTGGTGGGCATTGGCTTGATACTCTCTGGATTACCGGTGTATTGGTGGATGCGTAAACGAAGATTATCCAGTTAATAGTCCTGACATTACTCTTCGGGGAAATAATATACTCGTTTTATCAGTTCTCCTTCAAATTCATAAACCGATAAACTACGCTGGGACTTACGTTCCTTATCCGAATCCCAGCTAGCCTCTTCAATTGCACTGACACGTGCATTACTCGATATGAGTTTAACCAGCCTGGACTGGCATGTTTCACAGTCTGAAAAATACTTTTCCATTGCAAGAGACAATTCTGATCTGTTAGCTGTTTCATGTATGAGTTTGTCTCCATTGATAAAAAACCATTGCATGTCATGGCTGACCAGAGAAAGCATTTTCTCAAGATCGCGTTGATTGAACGCGTCGATAAAATTTTTTACATTCGTTACTTTGTAGTCACCAGAAATTTCTGATGTTTGATAACCCTGATCGGACATAACGCATGACAACAGACTCAGGCAAAAAATTACCAGCCCGGTTTTGAGAAATAACCGCATTAACATTTACTACGCTATGATCAGCAGGGCAATATAGGGTGTGATGCAGAAAAATAGAATAATTAATTTCGCCGCACCCAAAAATGCATACATGACCTTTTCAAAATAATCACGGTCAATTTTGATGAATTTATTTTGAATTTTGTAAGTTAGGTCGGGCGCCAATAAAATCCAAAAAGACCAAAACGCAAATATACCGACATTGATGATGGTCATCCATTTAAAAAATTCAGTTAAGTTTGCAAGTGTCATCATTGCCTCCGGTTATAACGATTAAGAAAGCTATTGCACGAATCAGTGTACATCAAGGCTGCAAAATTCGTTTGATTTGGGTCAATTATTCAATATTATGCTATTTTCTGCTCGAGTTAAAAAATGCGATCAGTTGTTTTTTTCATATCAACCCATCAAGCTGGAAGTGTTTATAATTGTCAATTCAAATACACATGAAAATCTGACTAAACAGGCTCACTCATCATGAAAACTGCTCTTGTTATCGGTGCGACAGGACTTACTGGCAAACACATTGTCAGTAACTTGCTCGACAGTAATGCATATGCAAAAGTAGTTATATTTACGCGGCGTGAATTGCCTCTGGATAACCCAAAGCTGGTTTGCAAAATTGTCGACTTCTACAAAATTGATGAATGGGCGGGAGAGATTCAGGGCGATGACCTTTTTTCTGCCCTGGGCACAACCATTAAACAAGCGGGCTCGAAGGATAATTTTTACAAGGTGGATTACACGTTTCAGGCAAACTTCCTGAAGCATGCAGCTGCCAATGGCGTGGGCAGAGTATTTCTGATCTCTGCTCCGGGTGTTAGTGTGAGATCACCGGTTTTTTATAACCGGGTTAAAGCCAAGCTGGATACCTACGCGCGTACACTGGCTTTTCAGACTTTGGTATTTTTCAGACCCTCGATAATCTACGGCAACCGAGAGGATTCCAGGCCAGGCGAGAGATTTGGAGAGAAACTATTGAGCTTCACAGCAAACTGGGTTCCCAGTATGAAAAGGCTCAAACCGATTTCCGGCGATGAACTCGGCAGTGCGATAGTCAATTGTGCGCAATCGGATCTTGCACCTGGCGAGCATAATATTGAATGGTCAGCAATTTTTAACTTGCTTTGATTTGATGAAATTACGTGTTAATTCTGCCAGATTTAAGAATTATCTGATGTATTGATAGGGTTTCGCCCATTCAGGCAGCCCTCCGCAATCTTATAGATAAGAGACCAGGTTTTTCGCTTGAATCACTAAATAAAAAACCCGCTGAGTCTTGCGACTAGCGGGTTTATTCAAAACAGAATTAATTGATTCTGCTTTTTACTTTCAGTCTCTCAAGCAGCTTTACGACGAGTGGTTTTTCGCTTGGCCGCTGTTTTCGCTTTAGCGCGAGTAGTAGACGCTTTTTTAGTGGCTTTTTTGTTTACTTTCTTGGCCGCTTTTTTAGCGCTTTTCTTTACCGCTTTGGCAGCTGGCTTGGCTTTCGCTTTAAGGTTTTTCTTAACCGCTTTTTTAGCTTTTTTAGCAGCAGGCTTAACGTTGTAGACGTTATTGAACAATTCAACAACATTGTCACGTGCGTCAACCAGAATTGCAGCAGTAGCTTTGGCATTGGCAATGACACGGTCACGAGTTGCGTAGTTCAACTTGGTTTGTGCTTTAACCAGTGTTTTAGCGTCATTGGCTTTAACCGCTGCTTTCAAGCGTTTGGCGCTTGCATCAACCATACCTTCTACAACATTGAATTGCTGACCGATGAGTTTTTCAACGGTACCGTAAGCGATGCTGTTTAAAGTCAAAGTTGCTTTTTCAGCTTTGTTGACAACTTTTTTGCTATCCAACAATTTGTCGGCTGA
The window above is part of the Gammaproteobacteria bacterium genome. Proteins encoded here:
- a CDS encoding amino acid permease translates to MRTASKKLGFWMCVSLVVGNMVGSGIFLLPSSLAEYGGISIIGWIVTAFGALMTALVFVRLSRKMPAQGGPYAYTRKGFGDVAGFTVAWGYWVSLWCGNAAISVAMVSYLSYFFPQLSETPLLGVVVALAAIWTLTLVNCRGVRHAGYVQVITTVLKLTPLIIIGIAVFLYFDVSQFEPLNKSEKTTFNAVTATAALTLWAFLGLESATIPADNVEDPVKTIPRATLLGFLIAAVVYISSTTTILSVIPHVDLVSSNAPFADAAKILWGEWAGTLVAVGAVISCFGALNGWILLQGQMPMAAAHDGLLPAVFKGNAHGVPVKGLLISSGFVSFIAISNYTDGLVALFTFSILLATLMVLVPYLFTALYELKLIISKQTIAKDWLALLTTILAMVYTLWAISGIGKDALLVGIGLILSGLPVYWWMRKRRLSS
- a CDS encoding nuclear transport factor 2 family protein; this encodes MSDQGYQTSEISGDYKVTNVKNFIDAFNQRDLEKMLSLVSHDMQWFFINGDKLIHETANRSELSLAMEKYFSDCETCQSRLVKLISSNARVSAIEEASWDSDKERKSQRSLSVYEFEGELIKRVYYFPEE
- a CDS encoding NAD(P)H-binding protein encodes the protein MKTALVIGATGLTGKHIVSNLLDSNAYAKVVIFTRRELPLDNPKLVCKIVDFYKIDEWAGEIQGDDLFSALGTTIKQAGSKDNFYKVDYTFQANFLKHAAANGVGRVFLISAPGVSVRSPVFYNRVKAKLDTYARTLAFQTLVFFRPSIIYGNREDSRPGERFGEKLLSFTANWVPSMKRLKPISGDELGSAIVNCAQSDLAPGEHNIEWSAIFNLL
- a CDS encoding phasin family protein, with protein sequence MKFDVNAYTKQLKGLPKQAVKQTKFVADLSADKLLDSKKVVNKAEKATLTLNSIAYGTVEKLIGQQFNVVEGMVDASAKRLKAAVKANDAKTLVKAQTKLNYATRDRVIANAKATAAILVDARDNVVELFNNVYNVKPAAKKAKKAVKKNLKAKAKPAAKAVKKSAKKAAKKVNKKATKKASTTRAKAKTAAKRKTTRRKAA